In a single window of the Thermus amyloliquefaciens genome:
- the lptB gene encoding LPS export ABC transporter ATP-binding protein: MNGELQAQGLRKRYGPKEVVRGVDLHLKRGEIVALFGPNGAGKTTTFYMMVGFIRPTGGRIFLKGQEVSRLPMYRRAQLGLGYLPQEPSAFRRMTVLENLLAILEFQPLSKGERLEKAKALLEELAIYHLKDRMAYALSGGERRRLEMARALCTDPDFILLDEPFTGVDPKNVKEIQKVIAELRERRGVGVFITDHAVRETLAITDRVYVMYDGQILFHGDPDTFARDQGVRRHYLGEDYEL; encoded by the coding sequence ATGAACGGGGAGCTTCAGGCCCAGGGCTTGCGCAAGCGCTACGGTCCCAAGGAGGTGGTGCGGGGGGTGGACCTGCACCTGAAAAGGGGGGAGATCGTGGCCCTCTTCGGCCCCAACGGGGCAGGGAAGACCACCACCTTCTACATGATGGTGGGCTTCATAAGGCCCACGGGAGGGCGCATCTTCCTGAAGGGGCAGGAGGTGAGCCGCCTGCCCATGTACCGCCGGGCCCAGCTGGGCCTCGGCTACCTGCCCCAAGAGCCCTCCGCCTTCCGCCGCATGACGGTGTTGGAGAACCTTCTGGCCATCCTGGAGTTCCAGCCCCTTTCCAAGGGGGAACGCCTGGAAAAGGCCAAGGCGTTATTGGAGGAGCTTGCCATCTACCACCTCAAGGACCGCATGGCCTACGCCCTTTCCGGCGGGGAAAGGCGCAGGCTGGAGATGGCCCGCGCCCTTTGCACGGACCCGGACTTTATCCTCCTGGACGAGCCCTTCACCGGGGTGGACCCCAAGAACGTCAAGGAGATCCAAAAGGTCATCGCCGAGCTACGGGAGAGGCGGGGGGTGGGGGTCTTCATCACCGACCACGCGGTGCGGGAGACCCTGGCCATCACCGACCGGGTGTACGTGATGTACGACGGCCAGATCCTCTTCCACGGGGACCCCGATACCTTCGCCCGGGACCAAGGGGTGAGGCGGCACTACCTGGGGGAAGACTACGAGCTTTAG
- a CDS encoding DUF3084 domain-containing protein, giving the protein MTFWALLILILLLAALVAYLGDKVAKWAGKRHYRLFGLRPRQTATLIAVLTGVGIALFSYLGFLLVFREAREVILEAQAIRAERDQLKREQLLLLEAKAAMEAEASRALAELNALREERRTLVQALEQAGVVRSRLEEEAKALAAQVKVLEREKEALARLLQERSQELNKKTAELAEKVRALQGLEGRLAALQEAAKRAEAEKARLTEEKKRLQAEVLQALARLEEARGQRQALAQEVEALKANLGKAREELRQTEERVRSLLVQAEVLQGEKGQLSQSLIRLSQGLYLGEVRLGAEEGKAVLERVAERRALLQGFRGVEVLDAPLGPGLAVLEGAGYREGRLLVRVRFYPERKAFAMGEVLAARTLLLSTPARNQEALEALGEAVRQRLLQAGYPPEYATFPSPEELARGLSLLQGKRGVVRVEVVAAKDLWTTERPLLFFQLLGGPPGPEVPVPTRKVP; this is encoded by the coding sequence ATGACCTTCTGGGCCCTCCTCATCCTCATCCTCCTCCTCGCGGCTTTGGTGGCCTATTTGGGGGACAAGGTGGCCAAGTGGGCGGGGAAGCGCCACTACCGCCTCTTCGGCCTTCGGCCCCGGCAGACCGCCACCCTGATTGCCGTCCTCACGGGGGTGGGGATCGCCCTTTTCAGCTACCTGGGCTTCCTGTTGGTCTTTCGGGAGGCCAGGGAGGTGATCCTCGAGGCCCAGGCCATCCGGGCCGAGCGGGACCAGCTGAAGCGGGAGCAACTCCTCCTCTTAGAGGCCAAGGCCGCCATGGAGGCCGAGGCCAGTAGGGCCCTGGCGGAGCTCAACGCCCTACGGGAGGAAAGGCGAACCCTGGTCCAGGCCCTGGAGCAGGCCGGGGTGGTGAGAAGCCGCCTGGAGGAGGAGGCCAAGGCCCTGGCCGCCCAGGTGAAGGTCCTGGAGAGGGAGAAGGAGGCCCTGGCCCGGCTTCTCCAGGAAAGAAGCCAAGAGCTGAACAAGAAGACGGCGGAGCTTGCGGAGAAGGTTCGGGCGCTTCAAGGCTTGGAAGGGCGCTTGGCCGCCCTCCAGGAGGCGGCCAAACGGGCGGAGGCGGAAAAAGCCCGGCTCACCGAGGAGAAAAAGCGCCTGCAGGCTGAGGTGCTTCAGGCCCTCGCCCGCCTGGAGGAAGCCCGGGGGCAGCGCCAGGCCCTGGCCCAGGAGGTGGAGGCCCTCAAGGCCAACCTGGGCAAGGCCCGGGAGGAGCTTCGCCAAACGGAGGAAAGGGTAAGGAGCCTCCTGGTGCAGGCGGAGGTGCTCCAGGGGGAGAAGGGGCAGCTTTCCCAGAGCCTCATCCGGCTTAGCCAAGGCCTCTACCTGGGGGAGGTGCGCCTGGGGGCGGAGGAGGGGAAGGCGGTTTTGGAACGGGTGGCCGAGCGCCGGGCCCTTCTCCAGGGCTTCCGGGGGGTGGAGGTCTTGGACGCCCCCTTGGGCCCGGGGCTTGCGGTGCTGGAGGGGGCGGGGTACCGGGAGGGGAGGCTTTTGGTGCGGGTGCGCTTCTACCCCGAGCGCAAGGCCTTTGCCATGGGGGAGGTTCTGGCCGCCCGCACCCTGCTCCTTTCTACCCCGGCCCGCAACCAGGAGGCCCTGGAGGCCCTGGGGGAGGCTGTGCGGCAGAGGCTTTTGCAGGCGGGGTATCCCCCGGAGTACGCCACCTTCCCCTCCCCCGAGGAGCTCGCCCGGGGGCTTTCCCTCCTTCAGGGGAAGAGGGGGGTGGTGCGGGTGGAGGTGGTGGC